A DNA window from Mytilus edulis chromosome 14, xbMytEdul2.2, whole genome shotgun sequence contains the following coding sequences:
- the LOC139504060 gene encoding serine/threonine-protein kinase PRP4 homolog, which translates to MTTRNKGTSSTDTILGEISGKMTILISKIETMNGLLNDIHHKSKDLTGFDKEMKDGFKNVCIELETIRNSSKSNESTPPMWLELNEVSIEKEAYRKKKQISKIWKHLLNARKQNFWNSLNCEKQANIYNDWINAEIPIIPQKFLIKEIKGEPEMETKLRWDLTIQRIHTEVSLLIAKKERYEQKYQESENLINQEIDQISTNSVADKLREIWSKEISNEEEKSIKRWSEKQKWLESYAENYGKPENPQNQQQKSKNQKQRKPKNFTEQRQRSKTPLRTQWTKNKSQSRSRSRSKNRPKTKNTKPLYSEVVKNRDKKPTSKPNMKRPNLKPNRNQTPNNRNKSLPSKNKNVDKNDVERRTKRIHFLGVGRNKTAYQIEERSETNLKQVTGSTQK; encoded by the coding sequence ATGACTACAAGAAATAAAGGAACATCATCAACAGATACCATACTCGGGGAGATATCTGGAAAAATGACTATTCTAATTTCAAAAATCGAAACCATGAATGGATTACTTAATGATATACATCATAAGTCAAAGGACTTAACTGGATTTGACAAGGAAATGAAAGACGGATTCAAAAATGTCTGCATTGAACTGGAAACAATCCGAAACTCAAGTAAGTCTAATGAATCAACACCACCAATGTGGTTAGAATTAAATGAAGTTTCAATTGAAAAAGAAGCTtacagaaaaaagaaacaaatttctAAAATATGGAAACACCTTCTTAATGCACGTAAGCAAAACTTTTGGAATTCTCTTAACTGTGAAAAACAGGCTAACATATATAATGATTGGATTAACGCTGAAATACCAATTATTCCTCAAAAATTTCTAATAAAGGAAATAAAAGGAGAACCAGAAATGGAAACAAAATTACGATGGGATCTTACGATTCAAAGAATCCATACGGAAGTATCTCTTTTAATAGCGAAAAAAGAAAGATACGAACAGAAATACCAGGAAAGTGAGAATCTTATCAACCAAGAAATCGACCAAATTTCAACAAACAGTGTTGCCGATAAACTGAGGGAGATATGGTCAAAAGAAATTTCTAATGAAGAGGAAAAGTCTATAAAACGCTGGAGTGAAAAACAGAAGTGGCTGGAATCATATGCAGAAAATTATGGAAAGCCAGAAAATCCACAGAACCAGCAACAAAAATCCAAGAATCAAAAACAACGGAAACCTAAGAATTTTACCGAACAAAGGCAGAGAAGTAAAACACCACTAAGAACACAgtggacaaaaaacaaatcacAAAGTCGGTCAAGAAGCAGGAGTAAAAATCGACCAAAAACAAAGAATACTAAACCCTTGTATTCCGAAGTGGTTAAAAATCGTGATAAAAAACCAACTTCGAAACCAAATATGAAAAGACCTAACTTGAAACCTAATAGAAACCAGACTCCAAACAATCGAAATAAAAGTCTACCATCTAAGAACAAAAATGTAGACAAGAACGATGTGGAACGGAGAACAAAACGGATTCATTTTTTAGGTGTGGGTCGGAACAAAACCGCCTACCAAATAGAGGAACGTTCCGAAACCAATCTGAAACAAGTAACAGGGTCGACCCAAAAATAA
- the LOC139504062 gene encoding micronuclear linker histone polyprotein-like, whose protein sequence is METKLRWDLTIQRIHTEVSLLIAKKERYEQKYQESENLINQEIDQISTNSVADKLREIWSKEISNEEEKSIKRWSEKQKWLESYAENYGKPENPQNQQQKSKNQKQRKPKNFTEQRQRSKTPLRTQWTKNKSQSRSRSRSKNRPKTKNTKPLYSEVVKNRDKKPTSKPNTKRPNLKPNRNQTPNNRNKSLPSKNKNVDKNDVERRTKRIHFLGVGRNKTAYQIEERSETNLKQVTGSTQK, encoded by the coding sequence ATGGAAACAAAATTACGATGGGATCTTACGATTCAAAGAATCCATACGGAAGTATCTCTTTTAATAGCGAAAAAAGAAAGATACGAACAGAAATACCAGGAAAGTGAGAATCTTATCAACCAAGAAATCGACCAAATTTCAACAAACAGTGTTGCCGATAAACTGAGGGAGATATGGTCAAAAGAAATTTCTAATGAAGAGGAAAAGTCTATAAAACGCTGGAGTGAAAAACAGAAGTGGCTGGAATCATATGCAGAAAATTATGGAAAGCCAGAAAATCCACAGAACCAGCAACAAAAATCCAAGAATCAAAAACAACGGAAACCTAAGAATTTTACCGAACAAAGGCAGAGAAGTAAAACACCACTAAGAACACAgtggacaaaaaacaaatcacAAAGTCGGTCAAGAAGCAGGAGTAAAAATCGACCAAAAACAAAGAATACTAAACCCTTGTATTCCGAAGTGGTTAAAAATCGTGATAAAAAACCAACTTCGAAACCAAATACGAAAAGACCTAACTTGAAACCTAATAGAAACCAGACTCCAAACAATCGAAATAAAAGTCTACCATCTAAGAACAAAAATGTAGACAAGAACGATGTGGAACGGAGAACAAAACGGATTCATTTTTTAGGTGTGGGTCGGAACAAAACCGCCTACCAAATAGAGGAACGTTCCGAAACCAATCTGAAACAAGTAACAGGGTCGACCCAAAAATAA
- the LOC139504059 gene encoding uncharacterized protein produces the protein MKVLNKGLKYTPTPPADTDTLSVDIKEFCRKLRLKNHFGDKESKTADESIVRNKSTFTPEKGKNKDLDLYINHLSNFPLIPKPQDKVKNNLPFKQQQALYRLQKDESIIIKEADKGGALVIMDRIYYRDKIQEQLNDKQYYRELNDNMEKKTKRNINKLISKFPHCTTEKEVDYLTKFEVKTSNFYGLPKIHKSKEVETAVQQQNCAYIEINSPKDLKFRPIVAGPQCPTHRLSHFIDLILKPLCQYVPSFIRDNFDFLNHLPAEVKEDAILVSFDVTSLYTNIPHKLGLDAVKFWLESYRHIIDQRFSNNFLLEGLKIILDNNTFFFDGKYYLQISGTAMGTKVAPTYATLVMGFLEDKMYQQVESEFDTAFKVYVKSEWKRFLDDCFIILNKSHNLEKFHSLINTLHPSIKFTIESSEQRLPFLDILILKNGTTLTTDIYYKKTDTHQYLNFHSCHPSHTKRNIPFCLARRVCTIVSDDFTKELRLNELKVFLKEQNYPNPLIEKGIEKAKAIPMTELRSTARKESNTELIPFVSTHNPYNPDIFNVIKANLPVLQKTKKLKKLFPTEKFLKSKRQPLNLKKILTRAKFYDPNGIQYNVSKCNDPRCGLCEYMATGPQITLKNGQTIIPNADMNCKTVNLIYCIVCSTCKEWYIGQTGNSICQRVRVHRQQIRDPSTRMQDVSEHFETCSSGKFTVYPFYKMNESNKYKRLAKEAHFIKDFQPKLNGST, from the coding sequence ATGAAAGTGTTaaataaaggattgaaatataCTCCAACACCTCCAGCTGACACTGATACACTCTCAGTGGATATCAAAGAATTTTGCCGAAAATTAAGACTAAAAAATCATTTTGGGGATAAAGAATCAAAGACAGCTGACGAATCAATTGTAAGAAATAAATCTACATTTACACcggaaaaaggaaaaaataaagatttagacTTATACATTAATCATCTGTCAAACTTTCCATTAATACCGAAGCCACAGGacaaagtaaaaaataatttacCATTTAAACAACAGCAAGCTTTATACAGATTACAAAAAGATGAATCGATAATTATAAAAGAAGCTGACAAGGGTGGTGCATTAGTAATAATGGACAGAATATATTACCGAGACAAAATTCAGGAACAGCTcaatgataaacaatattatcggGAACTCAACGACAATATGGAAAAGAAAACTAAGAGAAATATAAAcaaacttatttcaaaatttcCTCATTGTACTACTGAAAAGGAAGTTGACTATCTTACAAAATTTGAGGTAAAGACAAGCAACTTTTATGGACTACCTAAAATCCACAAAAGTAAGGAAGTAGAAACAGCAGTTCAACAACAAAATTGCGCATATATCGAAATAAATTcaccaaaagatttaaaatttcgGCCTATTGTTGCTGGACCGCAGTGTCCAACTCATAGATTGAGCCATTTCATTGACCTAATTTTGAAACCTTTATGCCAATATGTACCTAGTTTTATCCgtgataattttgattttttaaatcatttaccaGCCGAAGTCAAAGAAGATGCAATATTGGTAAGCTTCGACGTAACAAGTCTTTACACCAATATACCGCACAAACTAGGATTAGATGCTGTAAAATTTTGGCTAGAGTCATATAGGCACATTATCGACCAAAGATTTTCGAATAATTTTTTGTTGGAGGGATTGAAAATCATACTAGATAATAACACCTTTTtctttgatggaaaatattatcTACAGATCTCTGGTACAGCTATGGGAACAAAAGTTGCTCCCACATACGCAACTCTCGTGATGGGATTTCTGGAGGATAAAATGTATCAACAAGTTGAAAGTGAATTTGATACAGCTTTTAAAGTGTACGTAAAATCGGAATGGAAGCGATTCTTAGACgactgttttatcattttaaacaaaagtcacaatttagagaAGTTTCATAGTCTGATAAACACATTACATCCTTCGATTAAATTTACCATCGAATCTAGCGAACAAAGACTGCCATTTCtagatattttaatattaaagaatgGAACAACCTTAaccacagatatatattataaaaagacGGACACCCACCAATACCTGAATTTTCATTCATGCCATCCTTCACATACGAAAAGAAACATCCCGTTTTGTCTAGCACGACGTGTATGTACAATTGTGAGTGATGATTTCACGAAGGAATTACGTTTGAATGAACTGAAGGTGTTTTTGAAAGAACAAAACTATCCAAACCCACTAATAGAAAAGGGAATAGAAAAGGCAAAAGCTATACCAATGACGGAACTCAGGTCCACAGCACGCAAAGAGAGTAATACAGAACTGATCCCGTTTGTTAGCACTCATAACCCGTACAATCCTGACATATTCAACGTCATAAAAGCAAATTTGCCAGttttacaaaaaacgaaaaaattaaaaaagctttTCCCTACAGAAAAATTCCTGAAAAGTAAAAGACAGCctttaaatcttaaaaagattttaacaaggGCTAAGTTTTATGACCCAAATGGAATACAATACAACGTTTCAAAATGTAATGACCCTAGATGTGGTCTTTGTGAATACATGGCAACCGGCCcgcaaataacattgaaaaacgGCCAAACCATTATTCCAAATGCAGACATGAATTGCAAAACGGTAAACCttatttactgtattgtatgcAGCACTTGCAAGGAATGGTACATCGGACAGACTGGTAACTCAATTTGTCAAAGAGTTCGTGTTCACAGACAACAGATACGAGATCCATCCACACGAATGCAAGATGTGAGCGAGCATTTCGAAACGTGCAGTAGTGGAAAATTTACCGTATATCCGTTCTATAAAATGAACGAAtcgaacaaatataaaagactggcaaaggaagcacactttataaaggactttcagccaaaattaaacggatctacttaa
- the LOC139504061 gene encoding uncharacterized protein, translated as MKVLNKGLKYTPTPPADTDTLSVDIKEFCRKLRLKNHFGDKESKTADESIVRNKSTFTPEKGKNKDLDLYINHLSNFPLIPKPQDKVKNNLPFKQQQALYRLQKDESIIIKEADKGGALVIMDRIYYRDKIQEQLNDKQYYRELNDNMEKKTKRNINKLISKFPHCTTEKEVDYLTKFEVKTSNFYGLPKIHKSKEVETAVQQQNCAYIEINSPKDLKFRPIVAGPQCPTHRLSHFIDLILKPLCQYVPSFIRDNFDFLNHLPAEVKEDAILVSFDVTSLYTNIPHKLGLDAVKFWLESYRHIIDQRFSNNFLLEGLKIILDNNTFFFDGKYYLQISGTAMGTKVAPTYATLVMGFLEDKMYQQVESEFDTAFKVYVKSEWKRFLDDCFIILNKSHNLEKFHSLINTLHPSIKFTIESSEQRLPFLDILILKNGTTLTTDIYYKKTDTHQYLNFHSCHPSHTKRNIPFCLARRVCTIVSDDFTKELRLNELKVFLKEQNYPNPLIEKGIEKAKAIPMTELRSTARKESNTELIPFVSTHNPYNPDIFNVIKANLPVLQKTKKLKKLFPTEKFLKSKRQPLNLKKILTRAKFYDPNGIQYNVSKCNDPRCGLCEYMATGPQITLKNGQTIIPNADMNCKTVNLIYCIVCSTCKEWYIGQTGNSICQRVRVHRQQIRDPSTRMQDVSEHFETCSSGKFTVYPFYKMNESNKYKRLAKEAHFIKDFQPKLNGST; from the coding sequence ATGAAAGTGTTaaataaaggattgaaatataCTCCAACACCTCCAGCTGACACTGATACACTCTCAGTGGATATCAAAGAATTTTGCCGAAAATTAAGACTAAAAAATCATTTTGGGGATAAAGAATCAAAGACAGCTGACGAATCAATTGTAAGAAATAAATCTACATTTACACcggaaaaaggaaaaaataaagatttagacTTATACATTAATCATCTGTCAAACTTTCCATTAATACCGAAGCCACAGGacaaagtaaaaaataatttacCATTTAAACAACAGCAAGCTTTATACAGATTACAAAAAGATGAATCGATAATTATAAAAGAAGCTGACAAGGGTGGTGCATTAGTAATAATGGACAGAATATATTACCGAGACAAAATTCAGGAACAGCTcaatgataaacaatattatcggGAACTCAACGacaatatggaaaaaaaaactaagagaaatataaacaaacttatttcaaaatttcCTCATTGTACTACTGAAAAGGAAGTTGACTATCTTACAAAATTTGAGGTAAAGACAAGCAACTTTTATGGACTACCTAAAATCCACAAAAGTAAGGAAGTAGAAACAGCAGTTCAACAACAAAATTGCGCATATATCGAAATAAATTcaccaaaagatttaaaatttcgGCCTATTGTTGCTGGACCGCAGTGTCCAACTCATAGATTGAGCCATTTCATTGACCTAATTTTGAAACCTTTATGCCAATATGTACCTAGTTTTATCCgtgataattttgattttttaaatcatttaccaGCCGAAGTCAAAGAAGATGCAATATTGGTAAGCTTCGACGTAACAAGTCTTTACACCAATATACCGCACAAACTAGGATTAGATGCTGTAAAATTTTGGCTAGAGTCATATAGGCACATTATCGACCAAAGATTTTCGAATAATTTTTTGTTGGAGGGATTGAAAATCATACTAGATAATAACACCTTTTtctttgatggaaaatattatcTACAGATCTCTGGTACAGCTATGGGAACAAAAGTTGCTCCCACATACGCAACTCTCGTGATGGGATTTCTGGAGGATAAAATGTATCAACAAGTTGAAAGTGAATTTGATACAGCTTTTAAAGTGTACGTAAAATCGGAATGGAAGCGATTCTTAGACgactgttttatcattttaaacaaaagtcacaatttagagaAGTTTCATAGTCTGATAAACACATTACATCCTTCGATTAAATTTACCATCGAATCTAGCGAACAAAGACTGCCATTTCtagatattttaatattaaagaatgGAACAACCTTAaccacagatatatattataagaagACGGACACCCACCAATACCTGAATTTTCATTCATGCCATCCTTCACATACGAAAAGAAACATCCCGTTTTGTCTAGCACGACGTGTATGTACAATTGTGAGTGATGATTTCACGAAGGAATTACGTTTGAATGAACTGAAGGTGTTTTTGAAAGAACAAAACTATCCAAACCCACTAATAGAAAAGGGAATAGAAAAGGCAAAAGCTATACCAATGACGGAACTCAGGTCCACAGCACGCAAAGAGAGTAATACAGAACTTATCCCGTTTGTTAGCACTCATAACCCGTACAATCCTGACATATTCAACGTCATAAAAGCAAATTTGCCAGttttacaaaaaacgaaaaaattaaaaaagctttTCCCTACAGAAAAATTCCTGAAAAGTAAAAGACAGCctttaaatcttaaaaagattttaacaaggGCTAAGTTTTATGACCCAAATGGAATACAATACAACGTTTCAAAATGTAATGACCCTAGATGTGGTCTTTGTGAATACATGGCAACCGGCCcgcaaataacattgaaaaacgGCCAAACCATTATTCCAAATGCAGACATGAATTGCAAAACGGTAAACCttatttactgtattgtatgcAGCACTTGCAAGGAATGGTACATCGGACAGACTGGTAACTCAATTTGTCAAAGAGTTCGTGTTCACAGACAACAGATACGAGATCCATCCACACGAATGCAAGATGTGAGCGAGCATTTCGAAACGTGCAGTAGTGGAAAATTTACCGTATATCCGTTCTATAAAATGAACGAAtcgaacaaatataaaagactggcaaaggaagcacactttataaaggactttcagccaaaattaaacggatctacttaa